DNA sequence from the Myxocyprinus asiaticus isolate MX2 ecotype Aquarium Trade chromosome 3, UBuf_Myxa_2, whole genome shotgun sequence genome:
atgcgtctccttcctgagcagtatgatggctgcgtgctcccatggtgtttatacttgcatactattgtttgtacagatgaacgtggtaccttaaggtgtttggaaattgctcccaaggatgaaccagacttgtggaggtccacaattttttgtgGTCCACTAattccttttgattttcccatgatgtcatgcaaaggggcaccgagtttgaaggtaggcattCTGTAGGCCACTCAATCTGTTGAGTGGTTAGAAAATGAGTTTGaatgacttcatcctaagtgtatgtaaacttctgacttcaactgtataattgttgtcttttctataatggtgatagaccaatatatgtCAGTCAGGCCTGTTTGGCCattttgagtatttgtgtaaaatattttaaattcaggcattttatgtacatatttgcaatcattaaattgtattatataaatCAGCGATGTATCAGCCACCGGCAACTCAGCTCTTTAGATATTAGCATCGGCCATCTAAAAATcctatattggtcgaccactatttTATCAAATGTAGGGATGTGCCAATAccaatactggtatcggaattgtGTCAGAGACCGCCCTCATGTATTTGTACTCGTGCTGGTAAAAAtgttccgataccaaaaaccaataccatctgacCTACAAGTGACATTCCGTAAACATTTGttaaatcacgttatgtcctagtatgattattaaaccacaaaggctgtgatttaatgggATAAATACATAGTTTGTATGTGCTGCGAGCTTCAAAGTTAACGTGTGAAACTAGTGTTGTGCAGACATCGGCTTCTCATACCTTTTAGGGCTCCTGGCCtaatacagggaaaacaccattatgagcacgctctgtttgtagcagatgacagcgagcagagcgctaattctcTTTGTAGCACGAGGCACATGCAGACTACATATTAAttaatagcagccttttgtggtttaatcacaTTAGGTTAGTAGCAACCTGCTTTTCAGGAGTTGAGAAGCTACCTTCACAAACATGCAGAAATGGAAAGTGCTTCACTCCGAAATAAAatcttccaccaaaataaaagctaattttaaatggaaaaagttgcgaccaaaatatatcactactgtatagttatgtaatattcactgtaatactactgctaataataataataaatcagtagtaatcgtatatatttaaccactatCTCagatctgtgatgctctgttatgcagcactttgttttgttgttgttgttgacaaaaatagctccaatgttgtattttgtattgtgctgtgaggttctgtataaaagaacttcatttgataaaactAATACAAgattatgttgaaaatgaatagttttattttcatttaattaaagttttaaagaattcatttataaaacaaaaaataaaatgatatcggtactcgtactcattctcaaaaaaaaaaaaaaaatggtattggggCATCCCTAATAAAATGGCTTCTTCCAATACCATTCTGTTATgtaatgtgtatttttatgctttacATTCCCTTTTAAATTTTTCTACTATTTGTTGCTATTGTCCTAGCCCACAGATGACATTGTTCTTATGGCTCAAGCCTTGGAAAAGATTTTCCTCCAAAAGGTAGCTCAGATGCCCCAGGAGGAAGTGGAGCTTCTACCCCCACCACCAAAGGGCAAAGCACGGAAACCTGCAGCACCCCCTGGTTCAGGTAACTCATCAGATATAAACCTTTTGAAAGTTACCAATGACATGCAGTTTTTAGGAGAGTTTCCAGCTGAAATTGTCTTTAACACATCCAAACAGAAAACCAACAATCAATAGCACTGACGACTGGTTCTCCATCCTCGTCATGTCCGAGCTCCCCCCCACAGCTGGCTCAGACTCCTGTAATAGCTGCAACTCCAGTCTCGACTATCACCTCCAATGTCCAAGCTGTGCCCCCTGCCACATCCATGATCCCAACAGCACAGCCTGTTGTCAAAGTAAGACCAGCTAAAATGATGTGGAAACAACTAAAGTTTTACTTTCTTTTTGTCAAAGCAGAATATATTATGCCCTTTTGTAAAGAATGGATTTCTTTCAAAATAgtggtttgtaaaaaaaaaaaaaacaaaaacaaaaaaaaaaaaagatttataattTTAAGTTTAGAGGTGGATTAGGATGGTGGACTAGTGAGtttacatatgtttttttttttagctgtaattttttttagtgGCAGAGCTTTAAAGGCGATGAATTTAGAGCTGCAACTTTTCACAGAGGTCTTTAGCGTGCTGTGCTTTAGTGTGCCAACACACTAAAATTAGCTGCAAGTCTATCAGCATGCTTAAACTCTGAAAAGTTGTGTCTCTTTAGAGCACAATCTCCATTTAAACACCACTGCAAAAGCcattaaaagaaaacatttgtaaCATTCACCACCTTcagcaatacatttcaagacgatTGTCAGACTTCAAATCACCTGCTGCGAGCAATGAGCAATGGACTCTTTTCACATTTCCATGTTTGGATAGCTTAAGTTAACATTTGCGGGGTAAACTGTAATGAAGGTACATAGGAGaccatagcaaatattattttttcgtgcccatttgctccaacagcaaaaaaatTTTATTCACTCTGTTTCTGCAACTTTGCAAAAGAACCCACTGATtacttgattttaaaaatatatttttgcacaACCCGATTtcagttacagttgaagtcagaagtttacatacaccttagccaaatacatttaaactcagttttcacaattcatgacatttaatcatagaaaacattccctgtcttaggtcagttaggatcactaagaatgtgaaatgtcagaataatagtagagagaatgattcatttcagcttttatttctttcatcacattcccagtgggtcagaagtttacatacaatttgttagtatttggtagcattgcctttaaattgtttaacttgggtcaaacattttgggtagccttccacaagcttctcacaataagttgctggaattttggcccattcctccagacaaaactggtttaattgagtcaggtttgtaggcctccttgctcgcacatgctttttcagttctgcccacatattttcagattgaggtcagggctttatgatgaccactccaataccttgactttgctttCCTTaacccattttgccacaactttggagatatgtttggggtcattgtccatttgcaaGTCCcttttgcgactgagctttaacttcatggctgatgtcttgagattttgcttcaatatatccacataattttccttcctcatgatgccatctattttgtgaagtgcaccagtccctcctgcagcaaagcacccccacaacatgatgggatggtgttctttggcttgcaagcctcaccctttttcctccaaacataacgatggtcattatggacaaaaaGTTCTCGgacctctaggagacagaatgcgtctccttcctgagcggtatgatggctgcatggtcccatggtgtttatacttgcatactattgtttgtacagatgaacgtggtaccttaaggcgtttggaaattgctcccaaggatgaaccagacttgtggtggtccacaattttttttctgaggtcttggcttatttcttttgattttcccatgatgtcaagcaaagaggcactgagtttgaaggtaggccttaaaaaacatccacaggtacacctccaattcagtacacctcctatcagaagctaattgtataaaggcttgacatcattttctggaattttccaagctgcttaaaggcacagttaatgtagtgtatgtaaacttctgacgcactggaattgtgatataatcaattaaaagtgaaacaatctgtctgtaaacaattgtttgaaaaattactcgtgtcatgcacaaagtagatgtcctaaacgacttgctaaatctatagtttgctaatatgaaatctgtggattaaaaaaatttgttttaatgacttcaacctaagtgtttgtaaacttctgactttaactgtatgttTGTTCTAACTCACATGCATGATgtcattttcctcagaagaaagggGTAAAGCGGAAAGCAGACACTACCACGCCCACAACCTGTGCGATCACTGCCAGCAGAAGTGAGTCGCCCACTGCAGTGTTGGAGTCCAAACACAGTAAAGTCATTTCCAGACGAGAGAGCACGGGTCGACCCATCAAACCTCCCAAAAAGGACCTGGAAGATGGGGATGTCCTACAGCAAGGCAACAAGAAAAGCAAGCTCAATGATCATCTCAAATACTGTgacactattcttaaagagatgCTTTCCAAGAAACATGCAGCTTATGCCTGGCCCTTCTACAAGCCTGTAGATGCAGAGGCCCTGGAGCTTCATGACTATCATGAAATCATCAAGCAACCAATGGACCTCAGCACTGTCAAAGTATGACCTGAGATTTCaacttgcaaagaaaaagtccTTTATTACTTCGTGTTTATAAAGAATGGCAACTATTCTTCAtgacagggttcccacggtcatggaaaacttaGAAATACCAGGGaattaaaaaagtatgttttattggCATGGAAATGTCATAGAAATTTCTATAGTTTACATCCAGTTTTTAGTTTTGCTCtgctataaaatattttataagctAGAATTTGCTCTCAGGGAGATATATAGTGGTTCTTTTGAGtcgttttttttcttcattgaaTTGATTGAAATGTTTCATTACAATGAATTCTGCTATAatcaaaaagatttttagaagttctTATCTAGTAATCATAAACTTATTGAAAGGTCATGAAAAaggcatggaaattcattggtcaaaatttTTGGGAATCCTGATGATGATGGTTATATGTCATTAAAAGTCTTGTAAGCGATTTTAGTCCTtgtacttccacaagactgtgctgttgaattagccacgctcCCTCTTTTTTCAAAACcgtgcactccaaagataccaaatgagatttattgagactgacatcatgcagaaattgttttaaaaaaacaacagcagcaaaatagcaccctcaactgacaattgTTATGAGCATCAAGGCATAAAattggcagtaagcctcaataattagctgaaactacaatactatgagaacgcaaCAAATTAATGACAGGCAGGAAATCGTCAGagaccgcggacacatttttgtttgctgtttacagagtctagaacTGTCACAGAGACCGATGAGATATCTTACGACACTAATTTCAGTAAtatcagggagtaggaacattttttgcatactttccatgaaaaaaaaaaaaacaaagttttttgtaCAACTGTCTGAATCTGCTAAGTAGTGCTTGAAAGTAATTTGATGCCCACTGTTATGAACATGCATACACTAAACTGTGTTTCATACCATGCCTCTATTCCAGAAAAAGATGGATGGTCGAGAATACCAAGATGCCCAAAGCTTCGCAGCAGATATTCGGTTAATGTTCTCAAATTGTTACAAGTACAACCCGCCTGATCATGAGGTTGTTGCCATGGCAAGAAAACTACAGGTGCAAATGATTAAAATGAGAGCCATTGTGACCCAAAATGACTCATAAAACCTTAGACCTCACAATCCAATCTTGTTGTGTCCTACAGGATGTGTTTGAGATGAAATTTGCTAAGATGCCAGATGAACCTGCAGAGCCGTCCTCCCCTAATGCAGTGTCGGCTACAGCAGTGGTGAGCAAGAGCACCGGCAGCAGTGAGAGCAGTGCAGATTCCTCCAGCTCCAGCTCGGATTCAGAGGAGGAGCGGGCCACCAGGCTGGCTGAGCTTCAGGAACAGGTGAGTGGCAAACAGGTGGGTGTCACCACTGAGGACCAAGATCCAAACCAAGGGTGGAGAGACAGGCAGAGGCCACACCCACtacccctccccccccccacacaTTCACCACCTCCTCACTCTGACTGCTTGTGTCAAAGTCATTTTGAatgtttagacttttttttttcttaatgcctctcttattttattaatgttttggaCACAAGCTCTATGTAACTGCCCATTTCACCCTGGACTGAAAGTTTAACCCTCTACCGCCTCTGCAGTTTGTGTTGGCATCTTGGTATATGTTGACTTGCATGCTGTAAGATTTAAGCTGATTATTTCTTAATCGGTATCACTCAGTGTCACACTTAGTGATTGTCATTTTATTGTAGTTATTCTGCTCTCATCGTGACGTAGTCTATTATAGTATTCTAACgtgaaaatgcatatttgagAATGATTATTTTGTCCCCTGATTTCACTTTGGCTTTTTTACCAGCAATTCGTTGTGGAGCACCCCAATGGTAACAGGGCAGGGACAAAAAACGGGTGTGCCAAACGTTTTCAGgtgaattatatttttacttcCCGGCCCCCCACCCCACTAACTCCTCCATTTTCCGTAGCCTCTTCTTAAGTGAGCGGTAGAGGGTTAAGGTGGTGCTTTATGGGGTGTATTTGAGCTGGGCATCTTCCTCACGTGAACTTGCTTTGTCACTCAGCTAGTCTATTGGCTGTGTTTTCCTCTCTGCTCTGTGAATGACATTGATTGGCATGTTTATCAGTGAGAATCTAAATTGGTGGTTGGGATGCGGTCTCCAGTGCTACCAAATCATGGAAAgaatcttctttctttctttaaaggaatattccaggttcaattcaagtttagctcaattgacagcatttgtggcagaatgttgattaccacaaaaacattatttggactcgtccctccttttctttaaaacaagtacaaatctgggtcacagtgaggcacttacaatttttgaagggtttaaaggcaggaatatgaagcttataattttataacagcACTTACAGAagtattcttctgttaaaactcatggattatttga
Encoded proteins:
- the brd3b gene encoding bromodomain-containing protein 3b isoform X9, with amino-acid sequence MSVVTSPAQVPPPIVNPSPPEVTNSSKPGRKTNQLQYMQNVVVKTLWKHQFAWPFYTPVDAIKLNLPDYHKVIKNPMDMGTIKKRLENNYYWTAGECMQDFNTMFTNCYIYNKPTDDIVLMAQALEKIFLQKVAQMPQEEVELLPPPPKGKARKPAAPPGSENQQSIALTTGSPSSSCPSSPPQLAQTPVIAATPVSTITSNVQAVPPATSMIPTAQPVVKKKGVKRKADTTTPTTCAITASRSESPTAVLESKHSKVISRRESTGRPIKPPKKDLEDGDVLQQGNKKSKLNDHLKYCDTILKEMLSKKHAAYAWPFYKPVDAEALELHDYHEIIKQPMDLSTVKKKMDGREYQDAQSFAADIRLMFSNCYKYNPPDHEVVAMARKLQDVFEMKFAKMPDEPAEPSSPNAVSATAVVSKSTGSSESSADSSSSSSDSEEERATRLAELQEQLKAVHEQLAALSQGPVSKPKKKKEKKEKEKKKKEKEKDKDKDKNKVKSEDEKKAKSTQQNKPTQQKKTSARKPNSTSTVRQPKKGGKPTAANYESDEEESLPMSYDEKRQLSLDINRLPGEKLGRVVHIIQSREPSLRDSNPDEIEIDFETLKPSTLRELERYVKSCLQKKQRKPLQKAGSAQGGGPSRLSGSSSSSDSGSSSSSGSSSESSDSD
- the brd3b gene encoding bromodomain-containing protein 3b isoform X7 yields the protein MSVVTSPAQVPPPIVNPSPPEVTNSSKPGRKTNQLQYMQNVVVKTLWKHQFAWPFYTPVDAIKLNLPDYHKVIKNPMDMGTIKKRLENNYYWTAGECMQDFNTMFTNCYIYNKPTDDIVLMAQALEKIFLQKVAQMPQEEVELLPPPPKGKARKPAAPPGSENQQSIALTTGSPSSSCPSSPPQLAQTPVIAATPVSTITSNVQAVPPATSMIPTAQPVVKKKGVKRKADTTTPTTCAITASRSESPTAVLESKHSKVISRRESTGRPIKPPKKDLEDGDVLQQGNKKSKLNDHLKYCDTILKEMLSKKHAAYAWPFYKPVDAEALELHDYHEIIKQPMDLSTVKKKMDGREYQDAQSFAADIRLMFSNCYKYNPPDHEVVAMARKLQDVFEMKFAKMPDEPAEPSSPNAVSATAVVSKSTGSSESSADSSSSSSDSEEERATRLAELQEQQFVVEHPNGNRAGTKNGCAKRFQLKAVHEQLAALSQGPVSKPKKKKEKKEKEKKKKEKEKDKDKDKNKVKSEDEKKAKSTQQNKPTQQKKTSARKPNSTSTVRQPKKGGKPTAANYESDEEESLPMSYDEKRQLSLDINRLPGEKLGRVVHIIQSREPSLRDSNPDEIEIDFETLKPSTLRELERYVKSCLQKKQRKPLPEKAGSAQGGGPSRLSGSSSSSDSGSSSSSGSSSESSDSD
- the brd3b gene encoding bromodomain-containing protein 3b isoform X8, which encodes MSVVTSPAQVPPPIVNPSPPEVTNSSKPGRKTNQLQYMQNVVVKTLWKHQFAWPFYTPVDAIKLNLPDYHKVIKNPMDMGTIKKRLENNYYWTAGECMQDFNTMFTNCYIYNKPTDDIVLMAQALEKIFLQKVAQMPQEEVELLPPPPKGKARKPAAPPGSENQQSIALTTGSPSSSCPSSPPQLAQTPVIAATPVSTITSNVQAVPPATSMIPTAQPVVKKKGVKRKADTTTPTTCAITASRSESPTAVLESKHSKVISRRESTGRPIKPPKKDLEDGDVLQQGNKKSKLNDHLKYCDTILKEMLSKKHAAYAWPFYKPVDAEALELHDYHEIIKQPMDLSTVKKKMDGREYQDAQSFAADIRLMFSNCYKYNPPDHEVVAMARKLQDVFEMKFAKMPDEPAEPSSPNAVSATAVVSKSTGSSESSADSSSSSSDSEEERATRLAELQEQQFVVEHPNGNRAGTKNGCAKRFQLKAVHEQLAALSQGPVSKPKKKKEKKEKEKKKKEKEKDKDKDKNKVKSEDEKKAKSTQQNKPTQQKKTSARKPNSTSTVRQPKKGGKPTAANYESDEEESLPMSYDEKRQLSLDINRLPGEKLGRVVHIIQSREPSLRDSNPDEIEIDFETLKPSTLRELERYVKSCLQKKQRKPLQKAGSAQGGGPSRLSGSSSSSDSGSSSSSGSSSESSDSD
- the brd3b gene encoding bromodomain-containing protein 3b isoform X4, translating into MSVVTSPAQVPPPIVNPSPPEVTNSSKPGRKTNQLQYMQNVVVKTLWKHQFAWPFYTPVDAIKLNLPDYHKVIKNPMDMGTIKKRLENNYYWTAGECMQDFNTMFTNCYIYNKPTDDIVLMAQALEKIFLQKVAQMPQEEVELLPPPPKGKARKPAAPPGSENQQSIALTTGSPSSSCPSSPPQLAQTPVIAATPVSTITSNVQAVPPATSMIPTAQPVVKKKGVKRKADTTTPTTCAITASRSESPTAVLESKHSKVISRRESTGRPIKPPKKDLEDGDVLQQGNKKSKLNDHLKYCDTILKEMLSKKHAAYAWPFYKPVDAEALELHDYHEIIKQPMDLSTVKKKMDGREYQDAQSFAADIRLMFSNCYKYNPPDHEVVAMARKLQDVFEMKFAKMPDEPAEPSSPNAVSATAVVSKSTGSSESSADSSSSSSDSEEERATRLAELQEQQFVVEHPNGNRAGTKNGCAKRFQGPVSKPKKKKEKKEKEKKKKEKEKDKDKDKNKVKSEDEKKAKSTQQNKPTQQKKTSARKPNSTSTVRQPKKGGKPTAANYESDEEESLPMSYDEKRQLSLDINRLPGEKLGRVVHIIQSREPSLRDSNPDEIEIDFETLKPSTLRELERYVKSCLQKKQRKPLPGTGKKSAKSKEELVQEKKKELEKRLQDVSGQLNNNKKPPKKAEKAGSAQGGGPSRLSGSSSSSDSGSSSSSGSSSESSDSD
- the brd3b gene encoding bromodomain-containing protein 3b isoform X10 — protein: MSELPPTAGSDSCNSCNSSLDYHLQCPSCAPCHIHDPNSTACCQNERGTLRRLEIAPKDEPDLWWSTIFFLRSWLISFDFPMMSSKEALSLKKGVKRKADTTTPTTCAITASRSESPTAVLESKHSKVISRRESTGRPIKPPKKDLEDGDVLQQGNKKSKLNDHLKYCDTILKEMLSKKHAAYAWPFYKPVDAEALELHDYHEIIKQPMDLSTVKKKMDGREYQDAQSFAADIRLMFSNCYKYNPPDHEVVAMARKLQDVFEMKFAKMPDEPAEPSSPNAVSATAVVSKSTGSSESSADSSSSSSDSEEERATRLAELQEQQFVVEHPNGNRAGTKNGCAKRFQLKAVHEQLAALSQGPVSKPKKKKEKKEKEKKKKEKEKDKDKDKNKVKSEDEKKAKSTQQNKPTQQKKTSARKPNSTSTVRQPKKGGKPTAANYESDEEESLPMSYDEKRQLSLDINRLPGEKLGRVVHIIQSREPSLRDSNPDEIEIDFETLKPSTLRELERYVKSCLQKKQRKPLPGTGKKSAKSKEELVQEKKKELEKRLQDVSGQLNNNKKPPKKAEKAGSAQGGGPSRLSGSSSSSDSGSSSSSGSSSESSDSD